A stretch of DNA from Solenopsis invicta isolate M01_SB chromosome 5, UNIL_Sinv_3.0, whole genome shotgun sequence:
AGATATCCTGGGGGCAGTTGCTGCCCAGGCCGGCAGGATGACTGCAGCGCGCCAATCCTCAAGACGTTATGCTACTGCGATGATTTTTGCGACCGAAGCCGCGAAGAGGACTGCTGTCCGGATTACTGGTCCCATTGCAGAGGGATGCCGAACGTCACGTTGCCGCCCTTGCAGGAAGTCAGAAGTgcgtaaatttgaaatattaaaataattttgacgcGTAACATATGTAAcacttttataaacaattagaaaatatttatattaataatatatacttactctttaaatctaaatcagtaaataattattgattaataatgaataattatttataattatgatcaTCACTGTATTTCTAAGTATGCCACtggtaatcagtgattatctgaaaaattaatgaatttattgtgtatttatttatcattattgtatatttgttGAAGAACTTTTTAATGATTACCAGAgacttttcattaatttttaagataactAGTCCCAATGATTATCAATGATTATCTACTGATTCTGATTTGGAGAGTATATAATGcactataataatttatatgatgtatttatataattaaacttacCTTGCATATAAAGAACATAAGCgagtaatcaaaattattcacgaaaaattaatgtatttatttatatagtttcttTATTGATACAAATTATTCTCTATGTTATTCCAGGATGCTCATTCCAGGGAAAAAATTACGATCAGGAGCAAACGTTCAAAGTTAATTGTAACACATGGTAATGTTCTCTCTTTCGTTAACAACGGGCTAGCAAAGAGAACAGGAGTTCTCttataagtttaatttatattacagtaAATGCACCTTGGTCGATAAACGCGCCGAAGTGCTCTGCGAAGAGAATCGGTGCTTGATCGAGCCGGAATTGTTGGAAGAGGTCAACCAGCAAGAACCCATTCTAGGATGGCAAGTGGGCAATTATTCCGAATTCTGGGGAAGGACCCTTCGGGACGGCGTGGAGCTTCGCTTGGGCACTCTCAATCCTTCGCAATCTGTAAGTATTCCTGTTAcagaaaaaattcaagaatatgtaaaaatataggtatattaattgaagaattgaagtttttcaataatatattagtaatttttttttgtattttcgtAGTTTTTTCTCGTAAAAGTCGTCATCGATATAGTGACTCAAACAATTGAAAaccttacaaaattaatttatcgcaAAATACTCGCAAAACATACTACCCGTGGCAATAAATCTTCGTTGCGTCTGGATTGCCGCGAAATTCGTTATTTAAAAGCGACATAAATTATTCAAGAAGacaaatttaaacattgtaggagcggaaagtttttatattactaaGTCGCACgaaactctctctctcgtttaAATCTCGACGAATTCAAAGTAAGGTAAAACCTTGTTTTTAACACGTGGCTGGTGCATAGACGTGAGACGCGAATGTAAGATAAGATCAAATGCTCCGCTTGCGCGACCAAAGTTAAAAGTTCCACGGTGACCAAAGCTAAAGTAATCTTTTGTGCTTGGCTGCGGGGCTTCTATGAATAAGAAAGCGACCGCTCGCAGCTAGCGCCAGGATCCTTTAATCCTTTGAAATGCTTGAAATCAATGCCCGAGGACGCGAATCTCTTTTCCCCGATCGTAAATAAGACCCGTCAATGTATGTAGATGGTAAATTGGAACACGCGATCAAAGAGGCCCCCTAAGGCCGCTCGCTTACAGCTACTCCTTCCTTTTGCTTAGGTGTACAAAATGAACCCGGTGAAACGTATTTACGACCCGGACGCGCTACCACGGGAGTTTGACTCCAGGACACGCTGGTCGCGCGACATATCCGGCATCCATGATCAAGGATGGTGTGGCGCATCCTGGGCCGTGTCCACGGCTGACGTTGCGTCCGACAGATACTCGATCATGAGCAAAGGCGCCGAGGCCCCGGAGCTGAGTGCCCAGCAACTGCTCTCTTGCAACAATAGGGGACAGCAAGGCTGCAGAGGCGGTTATCTCGATCGCGCCTGGCTCTTCATGAGAAAATTCGGGTACTTTTCTACTAAAAACTGAGATTctctcaaaaaatattaaataatgttattaattgcacgcaggaaagaacgattttgtcaaagtatttaaaaatttaactagaaaccgaaattaattttgttggatcTTCTAGATAAATGTGTAGGACACTCAGCAACGATggtaaatgttgtaaaaaattttgacattctaccAATCAGTTTAACTGTTCTACATAACTATTTTGTAAAGGGTCCAacgaatttattttcagatctgtgccTAGCTAAAGTTTTAGACAGTTTGGCAAAACCGTTCTATTCGGGTACAAAAACACTATTGATTATACAGATTCTATTATTGACtaagcaaatataaaataaatcaatttgatTCTCCAATAGATTGATCCAGAGAGatgaatcttttattttattattatcttcttCGATGTCATATCTAAAAATACGCTTAATCATGTGCGTGACGGAGTAAACTTCTCTTCAGCGCGtgattttaatatcattaattctTCTGTCACAGACTGGTGGACAAGGAGTGTTATCCTTGGTCCGGTAAGAACGATCAATGCAAACTACGTAAGAGAAGTACTCTAAAGGCCGCCGGTTGTCGAAAGCCATCACACCCATTGAGAACTGAATTGTACAAGGTCGGTCCGGCTTACCGTCTGGGCAACGAGACTGACATTATGCAGGAGATTCTGACCTCTGGACCCGTGCAAGGTAGCCCACAATAACTTGTCAGATGGTCGCGTTAATCGAAACTCTAAAATGTGTATTGATGTTTAAGATCGTTTTGCGAAAGGAAACACATGAGCGACATTGAACTCTAAATCAGAATCAGTGTTTTACACAGCACAagacatttcagcaatattgcagaaacgttgaaaatattgctgcaacattggtTGAATATTCTGTGCTGTGTGAGGTATTATTCACAGAATGACAATGAATAGCTTGATTTCAgtgatatttttagaaatatatcaaTCAGCGACATATGCATTGTTTTTTTAGTGACAATGATTCTGGTCAGTGAGAATACCCTTCTCTTAATCGGAATCACTTCACAGAAACAGTGAATAGTCACTGATCAtcatagttataagtatagcactgcaaaaCAGTAAGCTTTCACTGATTCAGACTTAGAGAGCAAGATAACTAGAATATTACGAAGTAACGTCGGTCTTTTTGCAGCTACAATGAGAGTTTATCAGGACTTCTTTATCTACAAGAGCGGGATATACAGGCACTCTCGAAGTGCAGAATTACACGATTCCGGTTATCACTCGGTGAGAATAATCGGTTGGGGCGAGGAGAGGTCTTATCGCGGTCCACCGCTTAAATATTGGGTAAGTTTACTTTGTATCGCTACACGATAATGTTCGTAACGGAAAAGGGAAGAGAGAAAGTCCAAGATAATTACAGCGACAcacaagatataaatttttatgcgtAACGTCAAATGATGcaaataaactgtaaaaatattccaatttttggataaattctatttcaatttgatattataaataatttaaatctaatcTCTTTTTTAGCTGGTCGCGAACTCCTGGGGATACAATTGGGGAGACAACGGGCTCTTCAAGATTCAAAAGGGAACGAACGAGTGTGAGATCGAGTCTTACGTGCTGGCGGTATGGGCCAAGAcagtgtaaaagaaaaagaaagaaacaaggAAGATACCAAAGTACTAGAATATCCGATTGTCATAACCACTGTTGGTGCATTTATTGAATCTCCGTCGTTGGTCCGTCGTCGTGCGCAATGATGCGATTACCTCGGGGACGATGAACGATACATCGATGTTGGAAAGTATGTGATTCAGTGCCTTCGTTACACACCTTATTACACATAAGATCAGGAAagtgggagggagggaggaggaaaCGGGAGGGAGACAGAGCTGTTTATAACTATTTAATATAAGTACGTGGATATAGTTGAAAAGAAAATGTCGTCGTTATTTTCTCATTATTCGTAGACAATAACAATCATTTTACATAGAAACGCGCGCGTCGATGATCGATATGTGGCGCAAAAGTCATGTCTTTCACGCGTAATATCATCTATGTGTCGCGGTGACTTCGACGTGTAAGAAGTACTAAGTGCCAAGcgcttgaaataaattttataagtacgTAATAGCCTTTCACTTCACGTTAAACGATGTGATATTTCTACTCGCAGAGATAAATAATTTGCAACGATTAATCGATTGCGTTTTCCTCTTTTGATCAGTTTGTGTTCTATGTAAAATTAGACACACGTAGGTTTGCTGTGTAAGGGATACTCATAATGCTCCCATAAAGTAAATGGCAGTGTGGTAGTGTATTTGGGGATGCAATTGACTATGTTAGCAGATTATCCCTATAAGCgtccaatattatttaatattaaataatattcctaaaataattaatttaataaaaagtgcaGTTATATGTCCACatgttgataatattatatgaatattatattgggaataaataatattatttatttcaatattttaaattatcaagaatattgtaacttttaaatgtaataattataaagtttatgaatatttcatgcgtaataattcatattaatattatttctgaacaaaaataatatccgtaaaacattttcataatattccacggatattaaaataatataaatattatataaagcggacatataacattaatacaatattcctacaatatttaaaaaatattgtattctcggaatattactttaatattattttaatttttaataatattcgcataatattctaggaatattgtagcgcttatagggatCGAGCTTTTTTGTACATACATCGAAGGTGCAAGATAgacattataattttctttcacaTTGAGATTATTGAGATCTTTCTGCAATtgactaaaataaatttatatcaaacaCGTACATGGCATGATACATGGTATTAGGCACTCAAGGGACGATTGTGCATGTTGCATCACTAATCAGAAGGAACTCTCTCGCGGTTCATCATTAGACAACTACGCTTCTTCTGTTGCTCTTGCAATGGGGACTGTACACCTCTAATTTGTCCCGAGGTGTGTTCATCGCGGAATAATCGATGGGAAACGGTATGGTATTACCGCGAATCATGCAGGAGTCTGTCATGCCCAGGAAGTGCTCCCCCGGGCCGAACGGGCCGCGACCGAACAGGAAATTAGCGAACACTAATTGATACTGCGACCAGCCAAGTGGATGGTCTCCAttctgaaacaaattttttattatcgttattaacaaattttggataaatttcttataaagaagtaatagaaatttaataaacaattaaaaaagaatctGCAAGACTTTTTATCTCATAAATTTGTGACCTTTTTTATCTTACAAAACtgcgttttattattatttttcgtttatatacattcaattaaggatttaaaaaaatatatttaattgacaaaaaattcagctgtatcaaattatatttttaatcggtAAATCCTCACGAATCGCTATTTTAAGAAGTTAACTAACCGAAGTCATAGAGTTATATGCAATATCCAGGCATTTCTTGATCCTTTCGGTATCCAGGCCGACCACTGATCCATAAAAGGCTGCGAGTTCCTTCTTACTGATCATCCCGCTTCCCGAGCTGTTTATGGCAAGGAAAAACACTCTAGGCATAACTTTGATCCAGAATGGCACATCGTTGTAACTAGCACCGTCCGGCGGTGCGACGATCTGCGCCCACCAGGATAACCAATCGTCGAGATCGATCTTTTTGTCCGGCTGCGCGATTCCCTTCTTATCCTGAAGAATTAATCCAGCGAATCCATTTTCGATTTCCAGAAGTCTTAGATACTCCGGGCCGTTCCATGACCAATCCGCAAATCTTCTCAAAcgctttttaaatcaaaaacaaaatatgtattatttaatattagttaatattttggaaataatatttaaataatattaagaaaaatattaattctttatgtaaatattgtattgacgttcaattttattatatgtatatatataattataagttaagtaaaaagaataaaattttcaatatatgttaattctaatgttaaaagttaaaattctaattttggtgccttgttttaataaattttttttagatagaaaaaaaataataaaaaaactgagtttttcaaaatttttgtttttttatgtttttttttgtgtttcagAGAAAGAATATGTCATGTCATTATCCTTTACATAATGAGAATACCTCAATTTTAACAAAGTACATATAAGAGAGAGGATCATTTTATTCGATCGccagatatttatatattggggaaaataaaagttattctaAGTAACACGCAAGGATAAAgtagttacttttatttttttatgtcattacttttacttttttataattacgatTTGGTAAGAACgttataattctttataatggTAATGATAATGCTAGGGTTGGAGAACAATCATTTTTACAAACTACTTGTCGTTATGCACTACCtactcattgaaaaaagtaactcgttagttgactcgttacgtaacgagtaaAGTTACAAAGTTAACGTTTTTCAATGAGTAATGCATAATGGTAACGAGTCGATTTTCAAAAGTAAGTATTTCAAGCCTGGCCTTACTATaactattatgaaaaattgtaacattattaccaaattataaaaaagaattgcaaAAAAGTAACGAGTAACCAGTAACGGCATTACTTACTGTAACTCGTTACTTCTCATTCTTGGTGAGACATTAGTAGTGATTTAATATCTCTTAGACTGATATTCatatcgtaaataatttttaatttttaattgaaagaaaaaagtaaatgattgaacaaataaatttataattaattgcttttttaattaaagattaaatattatttactatgaataccggtttttaaataacttttacttTAACACATCTAAACTGAGAAAATGGCTACCGATTAAAAGTAGGTCTTActactcaataataattttttaggtgaatttatatacatttacaagtttTCATAAATAGCGCACTGTATTACGTTTGCCGAATTTTAAAACGCAGCTGACAAGTAAAactagaaatgtaatatcaggaaattaaattactaatcaatttaataatttttgatttctaACAAATACTTTTACAACTCTTTTATCccgaaaattgtaaagaatttgttaccAAAAATGTAATCTCGGCCAGAGTTTAAACCGGATTCTCTACATTCCGTGCGAGTATCTTAGCCAACtttaattttcttctctttctctctcttctctttttctctgtatatatgcgtgtatgtgtgtacgcgcgcgtgtgtgtgtataacgATCGAATAAAATGACCCGATGTTTCTAATCGAACTTAAGAATTTAGGTCTTTGGCACAGGAAACAAACACGCAACTCTCTGCGCCAGCCACAATTTCCACAActgaatttcttcattattttcaaaaatattggtagaataaaaaaaatacaaatttttgaaagcgGATTCTACCTCGGAGAGCAGTGCAAAATCCTTCCTGTTGACATAGCCGTCTCTATCGTGATCTAAGAGGTACGTAAAAAAGTGAGAGAATTTATCACGTTGAATGGGAGCTAAGGCCTCCGAACTGCCACTTTTGTTAAGCTCAATGGCGGACAAACTGTCGTCACTTGGAAAGCGGCTCACCCAGGTGGCTATAAATCacgataattaattatataattaattttaatttagatcaTCAATGTATATTGTCGcgtaaataatagaaaatgtttCGAACAATCAGGACATATTGTTTGTAAACAGATTAATCAGACAgggaataataatttaattatttactaaatactAACCGAATAAATCGACATTACTAATTAGTATTACTCATATAAATTACAGCTCTTTATACCATATTAATGGAAAAAGATACTTCAGTGTTTGTCATTATTGTCAACTTATTCTTTATagctttataaaaaaaggaaattaaaaaattgactttttcaTCTTACTTCTATAAATTTAgcgaaaaaatcaaattaaaaaaaaacggattttataacaaatttctttttatttaaaaatatataaatcaagcaaaaagctttctctctctctctcccaagAGAGAGCATTTAGAGACATACTTACTCCAGACGTGCACGCTCCAGCTGGGTTGTTCCAGTTCGGGGGCGACCACGGGTGCGATGGCGAGCTCGTCAATGTTGCTGCTGGTCGTTCTCCATCTCTTCAGAAGGTCCTTGGTTCGGTCCTTGGTACGATCGCACGCCTGCCGCCAGTTGGTGATGAATTTGCGCGGTACCTTGAGCGCGTTGTTGTCGTCCAGGCTGGTCTCTTGTTCCTGGCTGCCGAGCGAGCTGCGCTGACTCTTGTCTTGATGTTCgacgctgccgccgccgccgccgctcgatGTGCCATCGTTATCCGGATAATACATCGGGTCTTTTATGCTGCCCGAGCGACTCTCCATGATGAACTACTTAGTCGGCTAGTCATGCCTAGCTGACGCTACGTATATTTCAAGGGGGGACCTCTCTCTCTCCTGAAAATAATCAATTCCACTGGCCGGAGAGGTCACCGGGTCGCTCGATATTGCGTCCGCGCCGTTTCGTCGCCGCGGAATCTTTCGCGGGGGTGCAACCAGGTGCGCGACGATGTGTAGACGCATAGATTTCTCTCAAGCAAGAATAATCTGTGTCTGACATGCgattcttcttctctttttttccttttttcattctctttaatatatgtacatatcaaTTGAATGTATTTctcactttatttaaaattatttactttaattaaaatttatctctTAGCTAAGCAGTTAGGAAGAGTAGGTGTTCCATTAGAAATGCAGAGAATACACGTGATGCTTCTTGAATCATTTcgctctaaaaaaaaaaaaattaaattaaataagtaatagaATGAAATGATACTTTGATAAACAAAATACCTACGCTCGAACAAAAAGTAAATTAGGAGACCATGGAGATCAGTATTATGGAATTCTTTGGAATGGATTCCAattggaattattccgttttctttggaaaacacaatagaaatttagggaataattaaataattccgatcggaattcaTTCTGAACAGTTTCATAATACCTACCCagaataatacagaaaaaattattttaataaaattaaaaaattttaaatgcatttcaAAGACATTTTGATGATGTctatgatgtaaaaaaattgcgtATATAAAGTTACTTTTCTCAAggtatctaataaataaataatttgtactcataaatatatttcatatcgTCTA
This window harbors:
- the LOC105199989 gene encoding uncharacterized protein LOC105199989, which produces MESRSGSIKDPMYYPDNDGTSSGGGGGSVEHQDKSQRSSLGSQEQETSLDDNNALKVPRKFITNWRQACDRTKDRTKDLLKRWRTTSSNIDELAIAPVVAPELEQPSWSVHVWTTWVSRFPSDDSLSAIELNKSGSSEALAPIQRDKFSHFFTYLLDHDRDGYVNRKDFALLSERLRRFADWSWNGPEYLRLLEIENGFAGLILQDKKGIAQPDKKIDLDDWLSWWAQIVAPPDGASYNDVPFWIKVMPRVFFLAINSSGSGMISKKELAAFYGSVVGLDTERIKKCLDIAYNSMTSNGDHPLGWSQYQLVFANFLFGRGPFGPGEHFLGMTDSCMIRGNTIPFPIDYSAMNTPRDKLEVYSPHCKSNRRSVVV
- the LOC105199990 gene encoding uncharacterized peptidase C1-like protein F26E4.3 isoform X1 translates to MTNRVRSAYAPAEIRSAEWNRYRFSRSYPRTSVGLALQFRSPQHRSRTDLFLSVGPECNFEDDLIVERAFLSAESEREEERREKQIDLSHLRSSTLAEMWTVHCQNLVFIAFVFLPSVVRGVPDYSGLPPGPYCASRYPGGSCCPGRQDDCSAPILKTLCYCDDFCDRSREEDCCPDYWSHCRGMPNVTLPPLQEVRRCSFQGKNYDQEQTFKVNCNTCKCTLVDKRAEVLCEENRCLIEPELLEEVNQQEPILGWQVGNYSEFWGRTLRDGVELRLGTLNPSQSVYKMNPVKRIYDPDALPREFDSRTRWSRDISGIHDQGWCGASWAVSTADVASDRYSIMSKGAEAPELSAQQLLSCNNRGQQGCRGGYLDRAWLFMRKFGLVDKECYPWSGKNDQCKLRKRSTLKAAGCRKPSHPLRTELYKVGPAYRLGNETDIMQEILTSGPVQATMRVYQDFFIYKSGIYRHSRSAELHDSGYHSVRIIGWGEERSYRGPPLKYWLVANSWGYNWGDNGLFKIQKGTNECEIESYVLAVWAKTV
- the LOC105199990 gene encoding uncharacterized peptidase C1-like protein F26E4.3 isoform X3, with translation MTHLLTHSRTGTDYSICINCPSLNERRSSPRGDRDRGHSRDPSSTRAQKRSPMQFSEACKTRSTSEMWTVHCQNLVFIAFVFLPSVVRGVPDYSGLPPGPYCASRYPGGSCCPGRQDDCSAPILKTLCYCDDFCDRSREEDCCPDYWSHCRGMPNVTLPPLQEVRRCSFQGKNYDQEQTFKVNCNTCKCTLVDKRAEVLCEENRCLIEPELLEEVNQQEPILGWQVGNYSEFWGRTLRDGVELRLGTLNPSQSVYKMNPVKRIYDPDALPREFDSRTRWSRDISGIHDQGWCGASWAVSTADVASDRYSIMSKGAEAPELSAQQLLSCNNRGQQGCRGGYLDRAWLFMRKFGLVDKECYPWSGKNDQCKLRKRSTLKAAGCRKPSHPLRTELYKVGPAYRLGNETDIMQEILTSGPVQATMRVYQDFFIYKSGIYRHSRSAELHDSGYHSVRIIGWGEERSYRGPPLKYWLVANSWGYNWGDNGLFKIQKGTNECEIESYVLAVWAKTV
- the LOC105199990 gene encoding uncharacterized peptidase C1-like protein F26E4.3 isoform X2, whose protein sequence is MQFSEACKTRSTSEYASLSKIILRFMYHTNVVQIKMWTVHCQNLVFIAFVFLPSVVRGVPDYSGLPPGPYCASRYPGGSCCPGRQDDCSAPILKTLCYCDDFCDRSREEDCCPDYWSHCRGMPNVTLPPLQEVRRCSFQGKNYDQEQTFKVNCNTCKCTLVDKRAEVLCEENRCLIEPELLEEVNQQEPILGWQVGNYSEFWGRTLRDGVELRLGTLNPSQSVYKMNPVKRIYDPDALPREFDSRTRWSRDISGIHDQGWCGASWAVSTADVASDRYSIMSKGAEAPELSAQQLLSCNNRGQQGCRGGYLDRAWLFMRKFGLVDKECYPWSGKNDQCKLRKRSTLKAAGCRKPSHPLRTELYKVGPAYRLGNETDIMQEILTSGPVQATMRVYQDFFIYKSGIYRHSRSAELHDSGYHSVRIIGWGEERSYRGPPLKYWLVANSWGYNWGDNGLFKIQKGTNECEIESYVLAVWAKTV
- the LOC105199990 gene encoding tubulointerstitial nephritis antigen-like isoform X4 codes for the protein MWTVHCQNLVFIAFVFLPSVVRGVPDYSGLPPGPYCASRYPGGSCCPGRQDDCSAPILKTLCYCDDFCDRSREEDCCPDYWSHCRGMPNVTLPPLQEVRRCSFQGKNYDQEQTFKVNCNTCKCTLVDKRAEVLCEENRCLIEPELLEEVNQQEPILGWQVGNYSEFWGRTLRDGVELRLGTLNPSQSVYKMNPVKRIYDPDALPREFDSRTRWSRDISGIHDQGWCGASWAVSTADVASDRYSIMSKGAEAPELSAQQLLSCNNRGQQGCRGGYLDRAWLFMRKFGLVDKECYPWSGKNDQCKLRKRSTLKAAGCRKPSHPLRTELYKVGPAYRLGNETDIMQEILTSGPVQATMRVYQDFFIYKSGIYRHSRSAELHDSGYHSVRIIGWGEERSYRGPPLKYWLVANSWGYNWGDNGLFKIQKGTNECEIESYVLAVWAKTV